The proteins below are encoded in one region of Oncorhynchus gorbuscha isolate QuinsamMale2020 ecotype Even-year linkage group LG01, OgorEven_v1.0, whole genome shotgun sequence:
- the LOC124034530 gene encoding V-type proton ATPase subunit E 1-like, whose protein sequence is MALSDADVQKQIKHMMAFIEQEANEKAEEIDAKAEEEFNIEKGRLVQTQRLKIMEYYEKKEKQIDQQKKIQMSNLMNLARLKVLKARDDMISDLLTEARQRLANIAKDPARYPALLEGLVLQGFYQLLEPKVIIRCRQQDIAMVQAAVQKNIPIYKAAVKSNIEVGIDQDRHLSPDISGGIEMYNANGKIKVANTLESRLDLMAQQMMPEVRTALFGANPNRKFFGLKDGDAVGDKG, encoded by the exons ATGGCGCTCAGCGATGCCGACGTACAGAAACAG ATCAAGCATATGATGGCCTTCATTGAACAGGAAGCCAATGAGAAAGCAGAAGAAATTGATGCAAAG GCAGAAGAGGAGTTCAACATTGAGAAGGGccgtctggtgcagacacaaaggCTCAAGATCATGGAGTACTATGAGAAAAAAGAAAAGCAGATCGACCAGCAGAAGAAAAT TCAGATGTCCAACCTGATGAACCTGGCTCGACTGAAGGTGCTGAAAGCTCGTGATGACATGATTTCG GATCTGCTAACTGAGGCTCGTCAGAGGCTGGCTAACATTGCCAAGGACCCGGCGAGGTACCCTGCCTTGTTGGAGGGACTAGTTCTGCAG GGATTCTACCAACTGCTGGAGCCCAAAGTGATAATTCGCTGCCGGCAGCAGGACATTGCCATGGTGCAG GCTGCTGTTCAGAAAAATATCCCCATCTATAAAGCTGCTGTGAAGAGCAACATTGAGGTCGGCATTGACCAAGACCGGCACCTTTCACCAGACAT CTCTGGAGGTATTGAGATGTACAACGCTAATGGGAAGATCAAGGTAGCCAACACCCTGGAGAGCAGGCTAGACCTCATGGCCCAGCAG ATGATGCCTGAGGTCAGAACGGCTCTGTTCGGTGCCAACCCGAACCGTAAGTTTTTTGGACTAAAAGATGGTGATGCTGTTGGAGACAAAGGTTAA